A region of the Halostella limicola genome:
AGCTCCCCGACGTGCGTGACGTCCCCGATCCGCTCTTTCCCGAGACCGAAGACGATGATCTCGCGTCGAAGCCCTTCGAGGTCCGCCTCCGTGTACTCGTCGCGGATGTCGTCCCGGAGGTAGAGGTTCTCGTACTCCGTTTCTCCGTACACGAGCGCCATTCGTAACTCGTCCCCGACGCTGTCTCGTAGTTCCTCTACGAGATCGAATTCCGACATACGTACATCTATCGCGGCGACACATATCACGTTAATCGTTACCACTGGACGAGGCTGCCGATCGCGGTCGAGCTACTCCGTCTCGAACTCGACCGCGCGCTCGCCGTCGCTCGCGGTGGTCGCGTCCGAGAGGTCCCCGACGCCGGCGTCGACGGCACGGCCGCTGACGCAGTCGCGGCAGTACTCGTTGGTCCCGCTCTCGTAGGTGTACACGGGGACGCCGAAGAGGACGAACTCGTCGTGGTACTCCCGCTCGACGCCTTCCTCGACGGGGTCGAAACAGATGGAGCAGGGACGCTCGCCGCCGCGGAGGACGGTCTCCTCGACCCGCTGGTGACGACCGAACGCGGACGGGGGGTAGGTGCTCCGGACCCGCTCGCGGATCGGCGGGATGAGATAGAGACCGAGGGCGAGCATGAAGATGCCAGTGAGGATCGAACCGATCCCTGCGCTGGTCGCCGCGCCGATCCCGCCGATCGTGAGCAGTACGCCCAGGATCCAGGAGACGACGTCGGTGTCCGACGAGTCCTCGATGTCGGCGGGCGACAGCGTCTCGTCGACTCGGCTCCGGTCGGTCTCGCCCGTGGTGACGGTGCGGACGCCGCAGTGCGGGCAGATGTCCGCCCTCGCGTTTATCTGCTCGCCGCAGGAGCGACAGTGGATCTCGTCGGCGACCGAGAGGTCGCTCGCCGAGTCCGCGTCGCGGCGGATCACCTTCCTGTCGACGTCGACGAAGTACTTGTAGGCCGCGTAGAGGGCGTTGCCGAGGCCGCCGGTCCACCAGATCGTGAGGAAAAACACGAGCGCGTGCATCCCGAGGCTGCCGGGGGACCGCTTGACGAGCACCACGCTGTCGCGGTAGCGGTCCTGCACCTCCCAGCCGCGCAGTTGCTCGTCGACGAGGCGCTGCTGGAACTCGGAGTCGCCGTCGCTCCCGGCGTTCGGCCCCTGTTCGACGCCGCACTCGGGGCAGATGACGGCCTTCGCGTTCACGACGGCGCCGCAGCTGGTGCAGTACGCCTCGTTCGGTCCGGCCCGGTCGGCGCCGGCCCGTTCGTTCCCGCCGTCTTCCATACGTCGAGGAACGCCCGTCCCCCGCTTAGTTGTTCCGACGGCGCGCTGAAACTATCGCCGGCCGCCGCGCTCGTCCAGCGCGACGGGCACCCCGGCCGCGGCGATGTCGGCGGCGAACGCGCGCGAGTCGGCCTCCAGCGCCTCGAACGTGTTGTAGTGGATCGGCACGACGAGGTCGGGCGCCAGCGCCGCGGCGAGGTCGGCCGCCTCGCGGCGGTCCA
Encoded here:
- a CDS encoding DUF308 domain-containing protein yields the protein MEDGGNERAGADRAGPNEAYCTSCGAVVNAKAVICPECGVEQGPNAGSDGDSEFQQRLVDEQLRGWEVQDRYRDSVVLVKRSPGSLGMHALVFFLTIWWTGGLGNALYAAYKYFVDVDRKVIRRDADSASDLSVADEIHCRSCGEQINARADICPHCGVRTVTTGETDRSRVDETLSPADIEDSSDTDVVSWILGVLLTIGGIGAATSAGIGSILTGIFMLALGLYLIPPIRERVRSTYPPSAFGRHQRVEETVLRGGERPCSICFDPVEEGVEREYHDEFVLFGVPVYTYESGTNEYCRDCVSGRAVDAGVGDLSDATTASDGERAVEFETE